One stretch of Gloeocapsa sp. DLM2.Bin57 DNA includes these proteins:
- a CDS encoding arsenic-transporting ATPase produces MRLILMTGKGGVGKTSVAAATGLRCAELGYKTLVLSTDPAHSLADSFDLELGHDPIKIADNLWGAELDALRELEGNWGAVKRYITQVLQARGLDGVQAEELAILPGMDEIFGLVRVKRHYDEGDFEVLIIDSAPTGTALRLLSLPEVGGWYMRRFYKPLQGMSAALRPLFEPIFRPLTGFSLPDQEVMDAPYEFYLQIEALEKVLTDNSQTSVRLVTNPEKMVIKESLRAHAYLSLYNVATDLVIANRIIPDSVNDPFFQRWKENQQIYKQEIYDNFHPLPVKEAPLFSAEMCGLTALHQLKDILYGEEDPTQVYYQENTVRVVQDGNNYSLELYLPGIPKEQIQLNKTGDELNVRIGNHRRNLVLPQALAALSPSGATMEEDYLKIKFVTHG; encoded by the coding sequence TTGTGCTGAATTAGGCTACAAAACCCTAGTACTGAGTACAGATCCTGCTCATTCCCTAGCTGATAGCTTTGATTTAGAATTAGGACACGATCCCATCAAAATCGCTGATAATCTCTGGGGTGCTGAATTAGACGCACTTAGAGAATTAGAAGGAAACTGGGGAGCAGTCAAGCGCTACATTACCCAAGTACTGCAAGCAAGAGGTTTAGATGGTGTCCAAGCAGAAGAATTAGCTATCTTACCAGGAATGGACGAAATCTTTGGCTTAGTAAGGGTTAAGCGTCACTACGACGAGGGAGACTTTGAGGTTTTAATCATCGATTCTGCACCCACGGGAACAGCATTGAGACTGTTAAGTTTACCAGAGGTGGGGGGATGGTATATGAGACGCTTTTATAAACCCTTACAAGGTATGTCAGCGGCTTTGAGACCATTATTTGAGCCGATATTTCGTCCTTTGACTGGTTTTTCTCTCCCTGATCAAGAAGTGATGGACGCACCCTACGAATTTTATCTGCAAATCGAAGCTTTAGAAAAGGTTTTAACCGATAATAGTCAAACCTCTGTCCGTTTGGTGACTAATCCTGAGAAGATGGTAATTAAAGAATCTCTCAGAGCACACGCTTATCTAAGTTTGTATAATGTAGCCACAGATTTAGTCATCGCTAATCGCATCATTCCCGATTCAGTCAACGATCCTTTTTTTCAACGTTGGAAAGAAAATCAACAAATCTATAAACAAGAAATTTACGATAATTTTCACCCCTTACCCGTTAAAGAAGCGCCCTTATTTTCAGCGGAAATGTGTGGATTAACCGCTTTACATCAACTCAAAGATATACTTTATGGGGAAGAAGATCCCACACAGGTTTATTATCAAGAAAACACCGTCAGAGTTGTACAAGATGGTAATAACTACAGTCTCGAACTCTATTTACCTGGTATTCCTAAAGAACAAATTCAGTTAAATAAAACAGGAGACGAGTTAAACGTGCGCATCGGTAACCATCGACGTAATCTAGTTTTACCCCAAGCTTTAGCAGCTTTAAGCCCATCTGGTGCGACAATGGAAGAAGACTATCTCAAGATTAAATTTGTTACCCATGGCTGA
- a CDS encoding MoaD/ThiS family protein, with the protein MADVAKIVITIKLFAAYQDAYGVTELQREFPAQTPVIAVLEQLLTEKPELKIWRELTRFGVNYQFVTPDTFLQDGDEVVLIPPVSGG; encoded by the coding sequence ATGGCTGATGTGGCTAAGATTGTCATTACAATCAAACTCTTTGCAGCTTATCAGGATGCTTATGGAGTAACAGAATTACAGCGGGAATTTCCCGCTCAAACCCCTGTTATAGCTGTATTAGAGCAATTATTAACCGAAAAACCTGAGTTAAAGATTTGGCGGGAGTTAACCCGCTTTGGTGTTAATTATCAATTCGTTACCCCTGACACTTTTCTGCAGGATGGTGACGAAGTAGTTTTGATTCCTCCTGTTAGCGGTGGTTAG